One genomic window of Actinoalloteichus hoggarensis includes the following:
- a CDS encoding nuclear transport factor 2 family protein codes for MSQDLADKAVAYLRHLENQDWGAARAMCSATATVWHNDGKGDSTIDENIAGMEAQIEPIQSMRYDITRQFSKPGEVLQQHVVNVAMKDGALFRVDAAVYFRFEDGRITRIEEYAGMPGTG; via the coding sequence ATGAGTCAGGACCTCGCAGACAAGGCCGTCGCCTACCTCCGCCACCTGGAGAACCAGGACTGGGGCGCCGCCCGAGCGATGTGCTCCGCGACGGCCACCGTCTGGCACAACGACGGAAAGGGCGACTCGACGATCGACGAGAACATCGCGGGCATGGAGGCCCAGATCGAGCCCATCCAGTCGATGCGCTACGACATCACCCGGCAGTTCTCGAAGCCCGGCGAAGTCCTTCAGCAGCACGTCGTGAACGTGGCCATGAAGGACGGAGCGCTCTTCCGGGTCGACGCCGCCGTGTACTTCCGCTTCGAGGACGGCCGCATCACTCGCATCGAGGAGTACGCGGGAATGCCCGGCACCGGCTGA